A single Actinomadura algeriensis DNA region contains:
- a CDS encoding YnfA family protein, with translation MLIARSIALFVLAALLEIGGAWLVWQGVREHRGRAWIGAGVIALGAYGFVATLQPDAHFGRVLAAYGGIFVAGSIVWGVVADGYRPDRFDVIGALVCLAGMAVIMYAPRGH, from the coding sequence GTGCTGATCGCCCGCTCGATCGCGCTGTTCGTCCTGGCCGCGCTGCTGGAGATCGGCGGTGCGTGGCTGGTCTGGCAGGGCGTCCGGGAGCATCGGGGCCGGGCCTGGATCGGTGCGGGCGTCATCGCGCTGGGGGCGTACGGGTTCGTGGCGACGCTGCAGCCGGACGCGCATTTCGGGCGGGTGCTGGCCGCGTACGGGGGGATCTTCGTCGCGGGGTCGATCGTGTGGGGCGTCGTCGCGGACGGTTACCGCCCCGACCGGTTCGACGTCATCGGCGCGCTGGTGTGCCTCGCCGGGATGGCCGTGATCATGTACGCGCCCCGCGGCCACTGA
- a CDS encoding MerR family transcriptional regulator codes for MRISELAERTGVPATTLRYYEDAGLLPAGRTPAGYRTYGDEAVRRLAFIGAGKHLGLSLDEIRELLPAWQDGTCAQVAAGLRPRVAARLADAERRAAGLHDFVVLLRAALARLDALPERPGPCGDDCAAVDEPAPVACSLTGGMAGRAGEWRRAIGDARAERAPGGVRVTLPAGRAAEVAGLAAAERECCPFLDFRLHFDGPDVHLDVRAPAGAAPIVDALFVG; via the coding sequence ATGCGGATCTCCGAACTCGCCGAGCGCACCGGCGTCCCGGCGACGACCCTGCGGTACTACGAGGACGCGGGCCTGCTGCCCGCCGGACGCACCCCCGCCGGCTACCGGACGTACGGGGACGAAGCGGTGCGGCGGCTCGCGTTCATCGGTGCGGGCAAACACCTCGGGCTGTCGCTGGACGAGATCCGCGAGCTCCTCCCGGCATGGCAGGACGGGACGTGCGCGCAGGTCGCCGCGGGGCTGCGGCCGCGCGTCGCCGCGCGCCTCGCGGACGCCGAGCGCCGCGCCGCGGGCCTGCACGACTTCGTCGTCCTGCTGCGCGCGGCGCTGGCCCGCCTGGACGCGCTGCCGGAGCGGCCCGGGCCGTGCGGGGACGACTGCGCCGCCGTCGACGAGCCCGCGCCGGTCGCGTGCTCGCTGACCGGCGGCATGGCCGGACGCGCCGGGGAGTGGCGGCGCGCGATCGGGGACGCCCGCGCGGAGCGGGCGCCGGGCGGGGTGCGGGTGACGCTGCCGGCGGGGCGGGCCGCCGAGGTCGCCGGGCTGGCGGCCGCCGAGCGGGAGTGCTGCCCGTTCCTCGACTTCCGCCTCCACTTCGACGGCCCGGACGTGCACCTGGACGTGCGGGCTCCGGCGGGCGCGGCGCCGATCGTCGACGCGCTGTTCGTAGGCTGA
- a CDS encoding DUF3151 domain-containing protein, translated as MTRMTQNLLGGPPPTELPDNTEARTALENGVDPFEVAARHPDHPGAWAELADRAFAKGSVIDSYAFARTGYHRGLDQLRRAGWKGHGPIPWEHEPNRGFLRALHALGRAAAAIGEDAEADRCKSFLRDSSAEAADALNGG; from the coding sequence ATGACCCGCATGACCCAGAACCTGCTCGGCGGCCCGCCTCCGACCGAACTCCCGGACAACACCGAGGCCCGCACGGCCCTGGAGAACGGCGTCGACCCGTTCGAGGTCGCCGCGCGCCACCCGGACCACCCGGGCGCCTGGGCCGAACTGGCCGACCGCGCCTTCGCCAAGGGCAGCGTGATCGACTCCTACGCGTTCGCCCGCACCGGCTACCACCGCGGGCTCGACCAGCTGCGCCGCGCCGGCTGGAAGGGCCACGGGCCGATCCCGTGGGAGCACGAGCCGAACCGCGGGTTCCTGCGCGCCCTGCACGCGCTCGGCCGCGCCGCCGCCGCGATCGGCGAGGACGCCGAGGCCGACCGCTGCAAGTCGTTCCTGCGCGACAGCAGCGCCGAGGCCGCCGACGCCCTCAACGGGGGCTGA
- a CDS encoding FAD/NAD(P)-binding protein, producing MEIAIIGAGAAAVGLLDSLDPSAVESVTVYDPAPLPWRGRPYGPDLESVRVNVPPETMSIRAGDPEHYGRWLGGTSEYDDPWLGRPVPPRAVYGRYLADTAAAALARFARTDVVRAAVTGLALGAPGERITVETAGGRRMADAAVLCVGGGAAPDPYGLAGAPGFVLDPYPLERTLDGIPADRDVAVIGSGLTAVDVVVSLAARAHTGRISLVSRSGTLPHVWQTPMRTDVRHLTPERVRALDGPVTLARLETLLRKELADGGDSWEDVTALIDRSMSGDAAAVLREQFALIDSPLPGRRIVRTLTHTAGPFAWRRLAEADRRRLRRHARAITIQASPMVPRNAAVLLDLLDAGTLEILSGAGRIEESAGRFRVAHAGGVRAADAVVNAVNAPAHAVPRAAEPLVSSLLGQGAARHPDGGLTVDPGTGRLVLDGRPDPRVLVAGDLAGDGPFLTTSVPGVVALAARAAKALVSPR from the coding sequence ATGGAGATCGCGATCATCGGGGCGGGAGCGGCGGCCGTCGGGCTGCTGGACTCCCTGGACCCCTCCGCCGTGGAGTCCGTGACCGTCTACGACCCGGCGCCGCTGCCCTGGCGCGGACGCCCGTACGGGCCCGACCTGGAGTCGGTGCGCGTCAACGTGCCGCCGGAGACCATGTCGATCCGGGCGGGCGACCCGGAGCACTACGGGAGGTGGCTCGGCGGGACGAGCGAGTACGACGACCCCTGGCTCGGGCGTCCGGTCCCGCCGCGCGCCGTGTACGGGCGGTACCTGGCGGACACGGCGGCCGCGGCGCTCGCCCGGTTCGCCCGGACGGACGTCGTGCGGGCCGCGGTGACCGGGCTGGCGCTCGGCGCGCCGGGGGAGCGGATCACGGTCGAGACGGCCGGGGGACGCCGTATGGCGGACGCGGCCGTCCTGTGCGTGGGCGGCGGGGCGGCCCCCGACCCGTACGGGCTCGCGGGCGCGCCCGGTTTCGTCCTCGACCCCTACCCGCTGGAGCGGACGCTCGACGGCATCCCCGCGGACCGGGACGTCGCCGTCATCGGCTCCGGGCTCACCGCCGTGGACGTCGTCGTGTCGCTGGCGGCGCGCGCGCACACCGGGCGGATCAGCCTCGTGTCCCGCAGCGGGACGCTGCCGCACGTCTGGCAGACCCCGATGCGGACGGACGTCCGGCACCTCACGCCCGAGCGCGTGCGGGCCCTCGACGGCCCGGTCACCCTCGCCCGGCTGGAGACGCTCCTGCGCAAGGAGCTGGCCGACGGCGGCGACAGCTGGGAGGACGTCACCGCGCTGATCGACCGGTCGATGTCGGGGGATGCGGCGGCGGTCCTGCGCGAGCAGTTCGCCCTCATCGACTCGCCGCTGCCCGGCCGCCGCATCGTCCGCACGCTCACCCACACCGCGGGCCCCTTCGCGTGGCGGCGGCTCGCGGAGGCCGACCGGCGGCGGCTGCGCCGGCACGCCCGCGCGATCACGATCCAGGCGTCCCCGATGGTGCCCCGCAACGCCGCCGTCCTGCTGGACCTGCTCGACGCGGGGACGCTGGAGATCCTCTCCGGGGCCGGGCGGATCGAGGAGTCGGCGGGCCGGTTCCGCGTCGCGCACGCGGGGGGCGTCCGCGCCGCCGACGCCGTCGTCAACGCCGTCAACGCCCCGGCGCACGCGGTCCCCCGCGCGGCCGAACCGCTCGTGTCGTCCCTGCTGGGGCAGGGTGCGGCCCGGCACCCGGACGGCGGGCTCACCGTCGATCCGGGCACCGGGCGCCTCGTCCTGGACGGCCGTCCCGACCCGCGCGTGCTGGTCGCGGGCGACCTGGCCGGGGACGGGCCGTTCCTGACGACGTCGGTCCCCGGTGTGGTCGCGCTGGCGGCGCGGGCCGCGAAGGCGCTGGTCAGCCCCCGTTGA
- a CDS encoding cellulose binding domain-containing protein, producing MERRAADGTGRPPGRHRSPDSPPAAGRGRLLTAAIVAFVVIGASLVGWALVSESPPEPRAAGCAPDCAEPEPSESSSPAVRPREPVASDSAPSPSPSASPTRSSTAGPSETPDRDDDDRGRDRDDRDGRDGWDGWRGRGDDDRRGSGLRTDYSTRGDWETNFIGAVTVTNHGGRPVDAGDLTFGYGRGVRITSAWGVPSEWSGGNVVARLGVLPPGGSATVTFQAAGDASSPDHCSLDGRSCG from the coding sequence ATGGAGCGGCGCGCCGCGGACGGCACGGGCCGCCCGCCGGGACGGCACCGTTCGCCGGACAGCCCGCCGGCGGCGGGCCGCGGACGCCTGCTGACCGCCGCGATCGTCGCGTTCGTCGTGATCGGCGCCTCCCTCGTCGGCTGGGCGCTGGTGAGCGAGTCGCCGCCGGAGCCCCGCGCCGCCGGGTGCGCGCCCGACTGCGCCGAGCCCGAACCGTCCGAGTCGTCCAGCCCTGCGGTCCGGCCGCGCGAGCCGGTCGCCTCCGACTCCGCGCCGTCCCCCTCGCCCTCCGCATCGCCGACGCGAAGCTCCACCGCGGGCCCGTCCGAAACCCCGGACCGGGACGACGACGACCGCGGCCGCGACCGCGACGACCGCGACGGGCGGGACGGCTGGGACGGGTGGCGCGGTCGCGGCGACGACGATCGCCGCGGCTCGGGCCTGCGGACCGACTACAGCACCCGGGGCGACTGGGAGACGAACTTCATCGGCGCCGTCACCGTCACCAACCACGGCGGACGGCCCGTCGACGCGGGCGACCTGACGTTCGGCTACGGCCGCGGCGTCCGCATCACGTCCGCCTGGGGCGTCCCGAGCGAGTGGTCCGGCGGGAACGTCGTCGCGCGGCTGGGCGTCCTCCCGCCCGGCGGCAGCGCCACCGTGACGTTCCAGGCGGCGGGCGACGCGTCCTCCCCCGACCACTGCAGCCTGGACGGACGCAGCTGCGGATGA
- a CDS encoding GNAT family N-acetyltransferase: MHIVVDDLVGPEIAEFLDGHVREMRSITPPESKHALDLDALRKPGVTFWSVLDAQVIVGCGALSRLDAEHAELKSMRTASTRKRSGVASLLLSHIIGEAGRMGFARVSLETGSADFFAPARKLYEKFGFGYCEPFGDYRPDPNSVFMTRTLDLRAGSKA; this comes from the coding sequence ATGCACATCGTCGTGGACGATCTCGTGGGGCCGGAGATCGCCGAGTTCCTCGACGGGCACGTCCGGGAAATGCGGTCGATCACGCCGCCGGAGAGCAAGCACGCACTCGATCTCGACGCGCTCCGTAAACCTGGCGTCACTTTCTGGTCGGTGCTGGACGCCCAGGTCATCGTGGGGTGCGGCGCCCTGTCGCGGTTGGACGCCGAGCACGCGGAACTGAAGTCGATGCGGACGGCGTCCACGCGGAAACGCAGCGGAGTCGCGTCACTGCTGCTGTCGCACATCATCGGCGAGGCCGGACGGATGGGATTCGCCCGGGTGAGTCTCGAGACGGGTTCGGCCGACTTCTTCGCACCGGCGAGAAAGCTGTACGAGAAGTTCGGCTTCGGCTACTGCGAGCCATTCGGGGACTACCGCCCCGACCCCAACAGCGTCTTCATGACGAGAACGCTTGACCTTCGAGCCGGGTCGAAGGCTTAG
- a CDS encoding adenylosuccinate synthase → MPAIVLVGAQWGDEGKGKATDLLGGDVDYVVRFQGGNNAGHTVVIGDKSYALHLLPSGVLSPDVVPVIGNGVVIDPAVLLEEIDGLRARGVSCERLLISGNAHLIMPHHRALDKVTERYLGKARIGTTGRGIGPAYADKINRMGIRVQDLFDPNILTQKLDLALREKNQVLTKVYNRRRIDTGPIVQEYIAYGERLRPFVTDTTLVLNKALDDDKVVLLEGAQGTLLDIDHGTYPFVTSSSPTAGGACVGSGVGPTKINRVIGILKAYTTRVGSGPFPTELLDEQGEYLRTTGGEYGVTTGRDRRCGWFDAVIARYATRVNGITDYFLTKLDVLSGLDRVPVCVAYDVDGERVDELPTTQTDFHHAKPILEYLDGWREDITGAKTFDDLPKNAQAYVRALEDMSGAQISAIGVGPGRDQTLQLRPLV, encoded by the coding sequence ATGCCGGCGATCGTTCTGGTCGGGGCCCAGTGGGGAGACGAGGGGAAGGGCAAGGCCACCGACCTGCTGGGCGGAGACGTCGACTACGTCGTCCGCTTCCAGGGCGGGAACAACGCGGGCCACACGGTCGTCATCGGCGACAAGAGCTACGCACTGCACCTGCTGCCCTCGGGGGTGCTGTCCCCGGACGTCGTGCCCGTGATCGGCAACGGCGTGGTGATCGACCCGGCCGTCCTGCTGGAGGAGATCGACGGCCTGCGCGCCCGCGGGGTGAGCTGCGAACGCCTGCTGATCAGCGGCAACGCGCACCTGATCATGCCCCACCACCGGGCCCTCGACAAGGTCACCGAGCGCTACCTCGGCAAGGCCCGCATCGGCACCACCGGACGCGGCATCGGCCCCGCCTACGCCGACAAGATCAACCGGATGGGCATCCGCGTGCAGGACCTGTTCGACCCGAACATCCTCACGCAGAAGCTCGACCTCGCCCTCCGCGAGAAGAACCAGGTCCTCACGAAGGTCTACAACCGGCGCCGCATCGACACCGGCCCGATCGTGCAGGAGTACATCGCGTACGGGGAGCGGCTCCGCCCGTTCGTCACCGACACCACGCTCGTCCTGAACAAGGCCCTGGACGACGACAAGGTCGTGCTGCTCGAGGGCGCGCAGGGCACCCTCCTCGACATCGACCACGGCACCTACCCGTTCGTGACGTCGTCGTCCCCGACGGCGGGCGGCGCCTGCGTCGGCTCCGGCGTCGGCCCCACGAAGATCAACCGGGTGATCGGGATCCTGAAGGCCTACACCACCCGCGTCGGCTCCGGCCCGTTCCCGACCGAACTGCTGGACGAGCAGGGCGAGTACCTCCGCACGACCGGCGGCGAGTACGGCGTCACCACCGGGCGCGACCGCCGCTGCGGCTGGTTCGACGCCGTCATCGCCCGCTACGCCACCCGCGTCAACGGCATCACCGACTACTTCCTCACCAAGCTGGACGTGCTGTCCGGGCTCGACCGCGTGCCGGTGTGCGTCGCCTACGACGTCGACGGCGAGCGCGTCGACGAGCTGCCCACCACGCAGACCGACTTCCACCACGCCAAGCCGATCCTCGAGTACCTGGACGGCTGGCGCGAGGACATCACCGGCGCGAAGACGTTCGACGACCTGCCGAAGAACGCGCAGGCGTACGTCCGGGCGCTGGAGGACATGTCGGGCGCGCAGATCTCC
- a CDS encoding GlsB/YeaQ/YmgE family stress response membrane protein, producing MIGFIVAGLVIGALARLIKPGKQRLGILATLLLGLVGSVIGGTIANMLGTGDIWELNVLGFVIAVIASVLLIGVAEGLSGRNKEKARH from the coding sequence ATGATCGGATTCATCGTCGCGGGCTTGGTCATCGGTGCGCTCGCCCGGCTCATCAAGCCCGGCAAGCAGCGCCTGGGGATCCTCGCGACGCTCCTGCTGGGCCTGGTCGGGTCCGTCATCGGGGGCACCATCGCCAACATGCTGGGCACCGGCGACATCTGGGAACTCAACGTGCTCGGGTTCGTGATCGCGGTGATCGCGTCCGTGCTCCTGATCGGGGTCGCCGAGGGGCTCAGCGGGCGCAACAAGGAGAAGGCGAGGCATTAG
- a CDS encoding TetR/AcrR family transcriptional regulator yields the protein MGNREDLLAGAKRCLREKGYDRTSVRDIATAAGVSTAAIGYHYGSREALLDQALFELLDEWGDGLGRALAPTPGDDAAAGFARMWDGLIEQFTEHPDLWLASVELFLQAQRQPALRPRLTEGVRHGWRGMAGILQSIPEDEVSDDAARTLGMLQTALMSGVMIQSLSDPENAPTSAEVLEGLRALAKIAGPA from the coding sequence ATGGGAAACCGGGAAGACCTGCTGGCGGGCGCGAAGCGCTGCCTGCGCGAGAAGGGCTACGACCGCACCAGCGTCCGCGACATCGCCACCGCGGCGGGCGTGAGCACGGCCGCGATCGGCTACCACTACGGCTCGCGGGAGGCGCTGCTCGACCAGGCGCTGTTCGAGCTGCTGGACGAGTGGGGCGACGGCCTCGGCCGCGCGCTCGCCCCCACGCCCGGCGACGACGCCGCCGCCGGCTTCGCCCGCATGTGGGACGGGCTCATCGAACAGTTCACCGAGCACCCCGACCTGTGGCTGGCCAGCGTCGAACTGTTCCTCCAGGCCCAGCGGCAGCCCGCGCTGCGCCCCCGGCTGACCGAGGGCGTCCGGCACGGATGGCGAGGCATGGCCGGAATCCTGCAGAGCATCCCCGAGGACGAGGTCTCGGACGACGCCGCCCGCACCCTCGGCATGCTGCAGACCGCGCTGATGTCGGGGGTGATGATCCAGTCGCTCAGCGACCCGGAGAACGCCCCCACCTCGGCGGAGGTACTCGAAGGACTACGCGCCCTCGCGAAGATCGCCGGCCCCGCCTGA
- a CDS encoding helix-turn-helix domain-containing protein, whose product MDDRRALLAGAERALLAGAERALDPSALFGGASARLRRLVDFQAAAWSATDPGTGLVTAPMHVENLGRGEDCFAYWETALLEESVVPFRELARAAVPAAGLRAATGGLPARSVQFRKLLARQGVGDELRAVLRAGGRPWGVVSLFREEGRAPFSPAEVALVANLSAPLAGRLRALAVPAPGPADGDEPGPGLVLFAPSGTPLSINDEARHHLARVPAGPSTPSPLGPPLPIWLVGTAAQARAVASGRDREAARVRVRTRDGRWLVCHATCTEGPGGAPGPTAVVVQAAAGADLAPLLADAYGLSVRELEITELIARGLSTGDIAAELVISPHTVRDHVKTIFGKTGASSRGELVARLFADRHWPRRDDAVPGR is encoded by the coding sequence ATGGACGACCGACGCGCGCTGCTCGCCGGCGCGGAACGCGCGCTGCTCGCCGGCGCGGAACGCGCACTGGACCCGTCCGCGCTGTTCGGCGGCGCCTCCGCGCGGCTGCGCCGGCTCGTCGACTTCCAGGCCGCCGCCTGGTCCGCCACCGATCCCGGGACCGGGCTGGTCACCGCGCCGATGCACGTCGAGAACCTCGGCCGGGGCGAGGACTGCTTCGCCTACTGGGAGACCGCGCTGCTGGAGGAGAGCGTCGTCCCGTTCCGCGAGCTGGCCCGCGCCGCCGTCCCCGCCGCCGGGCTGCGGGCCGCCACCGGCGGCCTGCCCGCCCGCAGCGTCCAGTTCCGCAAGCTCCTCGCCCGGCAGGGCGTCGGCGACGAACTCCGCGCCGTCCTGCGCGCGGGCGGGCGCCCGTGGGGCGTCGTCAGCCTGTTCCGGGAGGAGGGCCGCGCCCCGTTCTCGCCCGCCGAGGTGGCGCTCGTCGCGAACCTGTCGGCGCCGCTCGCCGGACGGCTGCGCGCCCTCGCCGTCCCCGCGCCCGGACCCGCCGACGGCGACGAACCGGGGCCGGGGCTCGTGCTGTTCGCCCCGTCCGGCACGCCGCTCTCGATCAACGACGAGGCGCGGCACCACCTCGCGCGCGTCCCCGCCGGGCCGTCCACGCCCTCCCCGCTGGGGCCGCCGCTGCCGATCTGGCTGGTCGGGACGGCCGCGCAGGCGCGGGCCGTCGCGTCCGGGCGCGACCGCGAGGCCGCGCGCGTCCGGGTCCGCACCCGCGACGGCCGGTGGCTCGTCTGCCACGCCACCTGCACCGAGGGCCCCGGCGGCGCGCCCGGCCCCACCGCCGTCGTCGTCCAGGCCGCCGCCGGGGCCGACCTCGCGCCGCTCCTCGCGGACGCGTACGGGCTGTCGGTCCGCGAGCTGGAGATCACCGAGCTGATCGCGCGGGGGCTGTCCACCGGGGACATCGCCGCCGAGCTGGTCATCTCCCCGCACACCGTCCGCGACCACGTCAAGACGATCTTCGGGAAGACGGGGGCGTCCAGCCGCGGGGAACTGGTGGCCCGGCTGTTCGCCGACCGCCACTGGCCCCGCCGGGACGACGCCGTTCCGGGGCGCTGA
- a CDS encoding phosphotransferase, which yields MTRTTHHVEISDVVVKRYRARDHDQPHRERRALELLRGTGLAPEPLHAEPDADPPSITMSRLPGTPLDGYTPATAEAVARTLARLHAVPSGGLPDRAGPPRAMFRQVAGWCAALPAGRDDLLDAARVQDRPDVAARQAVRLAALL from the coding sequence ATGACCCGCACCACCCACCACGTCGAGATCTCCGACGTCGTCGTGAAGCGGTACCGCGCCCGCGACCACGATCAGCCGCACCGCGAACGGCGCGCCCTCGAACTGCTGCGCGGCACCGGCCTCGCCCCCGAACCGCTGCACGCCGAACCCGACGCCGACCCGCCCTCGATCACGATGTCCCGGCTGCCCGGCACGCCCCTCGACGGCTACACCCCCGCGACCGCCGAGGCCGTGGCCCGCACGCTCGCGAGGCTGCACGCCGTCCCGTCCGGCGGCCTCCCCGACCGCGCCGGGCCGCCGCGCGCGATGTTCCGGCAGGTCGCCGGGTGGTGCGCGGCGCTCCCGGCCGGACGCGACGACCTGCTCGACGCCGCGCGCGTCCAGGACCGCCCGGATGTCGCCGCCCGCCAGGCCGTCCGCCTCGCCGCCCTGCTCTGA
- a CDS encoding SDR family oxidoreductase, whose translation MTSPILVTGGTGTLGSLVVPLLRDAGRPVRVLTRSAREPRDGVEFVTGDLRADEGVDRAVEGVETVLHLAGGRKGDEDVARNLVRAAKAAGVRHLVYISVIAADAVPLGYFRQKFAAERIVAESGVPWTTLRAAQFHGFVLTAVRGMAKMPVMPAPRGVRWQPVDARDVAERLVELAFGAPAGMVPDLAGPRVYDMAELERDYLRASGKRRPLLPVGMPGKAGRAYKAGNNLALDGVEFGRRTWEDFLAEEFGARPARHA comes from the coding sequence ATGACGTCACCCATCCTGGTCACCGGAGGCACGGGCACCCTGGGCAGCCTGGTCGTGCCGCTGCTGCGCGACGCCGGACGCCCGGTCCGGGTGCTCACCCGGAGCGCGCGCGAGCCGCGCGACGGCGTCGAGTTCGTCACCGGCGACCTGCGCGCGGACGAGGGCGTGGACCGCGCGGTCGAGGGCGTCGAGACCGTCCTGCACCTGGCGGGGGGCCGCAAGGGCGACGAGGACGTGGCGCGGAACCTGGTGCGGGCCGCGAAGGCCGCCGGGGTGCGGCACCTGGTGTACATCTCGGTCATCGCCGCCGACGCGGTGCCGCTCGGGTACTTCCGGCAGAAGTTCGCGGCCGAGCGGATCGTCGCCGAGTCGGGCGTCCCGTGGACGACGCTGCGGGCGGCGCAGTTCCACGGTTTCGTGCTGACGGCCGTGCGGGGGATGGCGAAGATGCCGGTGATGCCCGCGCCGCGCGGCGTCCGGTGGCAGCCGGTGGACGCGCGGGACGTCGCCGAACGCCTCGTCGAGCTGGCGTTCGGCGCGCCCGCGGGCATGGTGCCCGACCTCGCGGGCCCGCGGGTGTACGACATGGCCGAGCTGGAGCGCGACTACCTGCGGGCGAGCGGCAAGCGGCGCCCGCTGCTGCCGGTCGGGATGCCCGGCAAGGCCGGCCGCGCGTACAAGGCCGGGAACAACCTCGCCCTCGACGGCGTCGAATTCGGCCGCCGCACCTGGGAGGACTTCCTCGCCGAGGAGTTCGGCGCCCGCCCCGCCCGGCACGCCTGA
- a CDS encoding GNAT family N-acetyltransferase, producing MTQLDVRDAAHTIPLDGVRVRPYGAADGARLRGMSARLSPAGLYARFFSGTPHIPDHYITIMNGLDHWDRDALVALLDGDMIGIAEYCRDADRPARADIAVLVCDPWRRRGVATVLIGFLAELAGRRGVREFGADVLPGNREALMALHSMWPDALPVYRDGLARYLLPLPGRPG from the coding sequence ATGACGCAACTCGATGTGCGCGACGCGGCGCACACGATCCCCCTGGACGGCGTCCGCGTGCGCCCGTACGGGGCGGCCGACGGCGCGCGGCTGCGCGGGATGTCGGCCCGCCTGTCCCCCGCCGGCCTCTACGCGCGGTTCTTCTCCGGCACCCCGCACATCCCCGACCACTACATAACGATCATGAACGGTCTCGACCACTGGGACCGGGACGCCCTCGTCGCCCTCCTGGACGGCGACATGATCGGCATCGCCGAGTACTGCAGGGACGCGGACCGTCCCGCGCGCGCCGACATCGCCGTCCTGGTGTGCGACCCGTGGCGGCGGCGCGGGGTCGCGACCGTCCTGATCGGGTTCCTGGCGGAACTGGCCGGACGGCGCGGCGTCCGCGAGTTCGGCGCGGACGTCCTGCCGGGCAACCGGGAGGCCCTGATGGCCCTCCACAGCATGTGGCCCGACGCGCTCCCGGTGTACCGCGACGGCCTGGCCCGTTACCTGCTCCCGCTCCCCGGGCGCCCGGGTTGA